Sequence from the Populus nigra chromosome 17, ddPopNigr1.1, whole genome shotgun sequence genome:
tttcaaGTTCTGTCCCAAActttaaaattctttaaaattgaaaaatcttatttaatttaatgtatatATCTTGATATATTATCTAGCCTAAATATATGATCTATTTGTCTGTCCataaaaaatgatggaaaaTTTATTATGTATCAAACCATACATAGTTTATTGGTTCATAagagaaaacaataaattaatcaaagatataaaaaaaaactatattgataaaaaaaatttaccgaATCTATTGTAATAAATCAAAGTTaaactagaaataaaaacaaaaataattataatttacttgTTCCCAAAAATCTTTTATTCTCTAAATAAACATGGTAGAGAATTgagaattctaatttttttcaatttaaaaattaaaaataatacaaatattattgtttgattcgTATCGATATTCCTTCCGTGTGATTTCAATTCATCTTTAAATAGTTccactcttaattttttttcttcatattctaacaatttaataataaaagaaatagaaaggcagaattagatgtttttttgtccctcatttttttttctcagcttCCGATTAATTGGCGATTACTTGCTAACCGCTCCCCCATCACTTAACAATTAAGCGCCTCGTTTCTCGATGAATTGGCGATTAATAGCACCACTTCGCCGATTAATTTCCGATTAAAATCGCTTCAATGAAATGGATATTGATCGCGACGCTTCCCGAGGATTTGGAGATTAATCGATACGGTTCCCGATTAATTGGCGATTAGTCGTCATCTCCACCGATTATTTGCAGATTAATTGCCGACTTATCGTGAGGAAATTCGCTATCATATTACTTCCGATCTTTTTCCCGATTAATTACCGAGTAAATTCCGAGGATTTTTCAGTCGTGATTATTTTGACGATGATTTAGCGATTAATCGCCGCCAAGGCCGCTTATATTCCAATTTATTGCCAGTTAATTCATTCCTGGCCGAGTTATTCCCGATCTTTTACGGTAACTCCAGGAGTGATTTCCAAAAGATACCGATTAATTGCCAAAGTTTTCTGCTTTCATTTCACTTCTTCAATTTTAGAGCTCCCCTTTTGGAAAAATTCCTTTCCCCTTTGCGACTTAACATTTTCCCTTTTTCCTCTTTTTGGCATTTCCTCAGCCACTCTGATTTTTTGGTCTCTTGCACTTCCCTACCCTCTCTGTAGAAATCACTGCTGCTTCTTTTATGTTGCTCAGGTGCTTTACACTCATTCTCAACTTTCATTCCTTGCTTACATCCAATTTTATGCTCTCAATTTCCTTTTAAAGTCACATGCTCTTTGGTTTCCAAGAAATCAGAGGAAAGACTATGGAAAATGGAATATAAGATACTAAATTTATACAGTGAGTGAAGTTGGTTTTGTGAAAGGAAACTTTTTTTGGAAATTCTATCTAAAAGGGTTTCTTTGGTTGATTTCTTTGGTTGTgtttaattcatatatttttgcgAAGAATGAAAGTTAACGGGCTaaagaatttgtatttttttattgaagattaCAAATTATGGTAATCAAAGTGGAAccttttagttaattttagtaTTGGTGTTGCTGCTTGCTGATTTCTTGAAAATTTCAGGTATGTGTAGTGAGATGATGTTATTTGTTTGAAACAATTGATTGTTTGGACAATGGAGATAGATCTTGAACTGCCTTCGAGTGATCAGGAGAAATTAGAGTCTGGAGCGAACACAAATGAGTGTATCATGGATAGCGCTAGTGAATTGCGTGGTATTGATGAGGCTGCAAGTTCTTGTTTGGTTGAAGAGGTTGTTGAAGCGTGTGGGTTGAATGCAATGGAGGGTGTTATTGATGGTGGGGATAAGGTGGAGGAGAGGGGTGTGGGGGTTGATGGGGTTGGTGAAGGTGGGATCTCTGTGCCTCAGAATGGATTAAAATTTGAAACGAAGGAGGCAGCATATGCGTTCTATAGAGATTATGCGCTCTCTGTGGGATTTGGGATCACTATAAAAGCTAGTCGTCGTTCAAAAAAGAATGGGAAATTTATTGATGTCAAAATTGCTTGTTCTAGATTTGGAAGCAAGCGGGAGTCAAGTGTGACTGTTAATCCACGATCATGTACAAAGACAGATTGCAAGGCAGGAATGCACATGAAAAGGACAGAAGATGAGAAATGGGTTATATATGGTTTTGTAAAGGAGCATAACCATGAGATTTGTAAGGAAGATTATGATAATGCTACAGGGAGACGAAACAAGCAATCAGGTGCAGTTGCTCGTCCGAAGAAAGGTTTGCAGTTGGCTTTAGATGAGGATGATGTAAAAGTTATGCTCGAGTATTTTATGTGCATGCAGGCTGAGAATTCGACCTTCTTTTATGCAATAGATCTGGACCATGAAAAACGTATGAGAAATGTGTTCTGGATTGATGCAAAAGGCAGACATGATTATCATAGTTTCTGTGATGTTGTCTTCTTTGATACCTTTTATGTTAGCAGCAAATATAAGCTTCCTTTCGTTCCTATTATTGGAGTGAATAATCACTTCCAGTTCGTGTTACTTGGATGTGCATTGATTGGGGAGCACTCTGCATCTAGTTTTCTCTGGCTAATGCACACATGGCTCAAAGCAGTGGGTGGCCAAGCTCCAAAAGTAATTATTACTGATCAAGAAAGATTCCTGAATGAAGCTGTTGTGGATGTATTTCCTGACACACTCCACTACTATAGTTTATGGCATGTATTCAGTAAGATTCCTGAAAACTTGTCTCCTGTTATGAATCAAAGTgaaatttttatgttgaaattcaACAAATGTATTTATCAGTCTCAGACAGATGAGCAGTTTGAAAAGAGATGGTGGAAGATGGTTGATAGATTTGAACTAAGGGAGGATGAATGGGTTCACTCATTGTATGAAAATCGTATAAAGTGGGTTCCAACTTTTATACGAGATATATCTTTAGCTGGAATGTCCACAACTGAGCGATCTGGAAGCGTTGCCTCTTTTTTTGACAAGTACATTCACAGGGAAGCTGTATTCAAGGAGTTTATGGAGCAATATAAAGCATTTTTGGAGGACGGGTATGAGATGGAAGCCAAAGCTGAatttgaaacacaaaacaaacagccTGCATTAAGGTCTCTCTCATCTTTTGAGAAACAAGCATCGACATTATATACAGATGCCATTTTCAAGAAATTCCAGGTTGAGGTTTTGGGAGTAGTTTCATGTCACCTGAAAAAGGAAAGTGAAGATGAGGCAACTATTAACTTTCGAGTTGATGATTTTGAAGAACGTCAGAATTTTCTTGTATCTTGGAACAAATCAACAATGGATATTTGTTGTATATGTCGTTCTTTTGAATACAGAGGTTTCTTGTGTAAACACGCAATCCTTGTTCTTCAAATGTCTGGTGTTTCCAACATACCATCCCGCTACATATTGAAGCGTTGGACAAAAGGTGCCAAGATTAATCAAGCTGTTGATAAGGTATCGAAAAGTCTTCATTATAGGGTACAACGTTTCAATGATTTATGTAAACAAGCCATCAAACTGGGCAAAGAAGGTTCTTTATCTAAAGAAGCTTATGATATTGCTGTTCGGACATTAGAGGAAGTCTTAGAAAATTGTGTAGGTCTAAATTACTCTGTTAAGAGTGTCTTAGAGCCTAACACCTTGGATGTTCTTGGTTTTCCTGGCTTTGAAGAAGAGAACTGTGATAACTGTTTCGCCAagtcatcaaagaaaaagagaacttgcaagaaaaaaaaggtatgcTGAA
This genomic interval carries:
- the LOC133677322 gene encoding protein FAR1-RELATED SEQUENCE 2-like isoform X4 — encoded protein: MEIDLELPSSDQEKLESGANTNECIMDSASELRGIDEAASSCLVEEVVEACGLNAMEGVIDGGDKVEERGVGVDGVGEGGISVPQNGLKFETKEAAYAFYRDYALSVGFGITIKASRRSKKNGKFIDVKIACSRFGSKRESSVTVNPRSCTKTDCKAGMHMKRTEDEKWVIYGFVKEHNHEICKEDYDNATGRRNKQSGAVARPKKGLQLALDEDDVKVMLEYFMCMQAENSTFFYAIDLDHEKRMRNVFWIDAKGRHDYHSFCDVVFFDTFYVSSKYKLPFVPIIGVNNHFQFVLLGCALIGEHSASSFLWLMHTWLKAVGGQAPKVIITDQERFLNEAVVDVFPDTLHYYSLWHVFSKIPENLSPVMNQSEIFMLKFNKCIYQSQTDEQFEKRWWKMVDRFELREDEWVHSLYENRIKWVPTFIRDISLAGMSTTERSGSVASFFDKYIHREAVFKEFMEQYKAFLEDGYEMEAKAEFETQNKQPALRSLSSFEKQASTLYTDAIFKKFQVEVLGVVSCHLKKESEDEATINFRVDDFEERQNFLVSWNKSTMDICCICRSFEYRGFLCKHAILVLQMSGVSNIPSRYILKRWTKGAKINQAVDKVSKSLHYRVQRFNDLCKQAIKLGKEGSLSKEAYDIAVRTLEEVLENCVGLNYSVKSVLEPNTLDVLGFPGFEEENCDNCFAKSSKKKRTCKKKKDQINSRAHHTDNCYIPQQDTQEVELGSRAPNLEGYYGSQEGAPGVGQLNSISPFRDGYYSNQQGLPVLGQLHLIPTHVSHYGAPLSMQGLGQLGFRAPTMQTSFSNLPDLEQPVSSTQFNGIATKHLHDKHLSS
- the LOC133677322 gene encoding protein FAR1-RELATED SEQUENCE 2-like isoform X1, with translation MEIDLELPSSDQEKLESGANTNECIMDSASELRGIDEAASSCLVEEVVEACGLNAMEGVIDGGDKVEERGVGVDGVGEGGISVPQNGLKFETKEAAYAFYRDYALSVGFGITIKASRRSKKNGKFIDVKIACSRFGSKRESSVTVNPRSCTKTDCKAGMHMKRTEDEKWVIYGFVKEHNHEICKEDYDNATGRRNKQSGAVARPKKGLQLALDEDDVKVMLEYFMCMQAENSTFFYAIDLDHEKRMRNVFWIDAKGRHDYHSFCDVVFFDTFYVSSKYKLPFVPIIGVNNHFQFVLLGCALIGEHSASSFLWLMHTWLKAVGGQAPKVIITDQERFLNEAVVDVFPDTLHYYSLWHVFSKIPENLSPVMNQSEIFMLKFNKCIYQSQTDEQFEKRWWKMVDRFELREDEWVHSLYENRIKWVPTFIRDISLAGMSTTERSGSVASFFDKYIHREAVFKEFMEQYKAFLEDGYEMEAKAEFETQNKQPALRSLSSFEKQASTLYTDAIFKKFQVEVLGVVSCHLKKESEDEATINFRVDDFEERQNFLVSWNKSTMDICCICRSFEYRGFLCKHAILVLQMSGVSNIPSRYILKRWTKGAKINQAVDKVSKSLHYRVQRFNDLCKQAIKLGKEGSLSKEAYDIAVRTLEEVLENCVGLNYSVKSVLEPNTLDVLGFPGFEEENCDNCFAKSSKKKRTCKKKKVYSEAGGIKIGLQESYQQMDQINSRAHHTDNCYIPQQDTQEVELGSRAPNLEGYYGSQEGAPGVGQLNSISPFRDGYYSNQQGLPVLGQLHLIPTHVSHYGAPLSMQGLGQLGFRAPTMQTSFSNLPDLEQPVSSTQFNGIATKHLHDKHLSS
- the LOC133677322 gene encoding protein FAR1-RELATED SEQUENCE 2-like isoform X3 encodes the protein MEIDLELPSSDQEKLESGANTNECIMDSASELRGIDEAASSCLVEEVVEACGLNAMEGVIDGGDKVEERGVGVDGVGEGGISVPQNGLKFETKEAAYAFYRDYALSVGFGITIKASRRSKKNGKFIDVKIACSRFGSKRESSVTVNPRSCTKTDCKAGMHMKRTEDEKWVIYGFVKEHNHEICKEDYDNATGRRNKQSGAVARPKKGLQLALDEDDVKVMLEYFMCMQAENSTFFYAIDLDHEKRMRNVFWIDAKGRHDYHSFCDVVFFDTFYVSSKYKLPFVPIIGVNNHFQFVLLGCALIGEHSASSFLWLMHTWLKAVGGQAPKVIITDQERFLNEAVVDVFPDTLHYYSLWHVFSKIPENLSPVMNQSEIFMLKFNKCIYQSQTDEQFEKRWWKMVDRFELREDEWVHSLYENRIKWVPTFIRDISLAGMSTTERSGSVASFFDKYIHREAVFKEFMEQYKAFLEDGYEMEAKAEFETQNKQPALRSLSSFEKQASTLYTDAIFKKFQVEVLGVVSCHLKKESEDEATINFRVDDFEERQNFLVSWNKSTMDICCICRSFEYRGFLCKHAILVLQMSGVSNIPSRYILKRWTKGAKINQAVDKVSKSLHYRVQRFNDLCKQAIKLGKEGSLSKEAYDIAVRTLEEVLENCVGLNYSVKSVLEPNTLDVLGFPGFEEENCDNCFAKSSKKKRTCKKKKVYSEAGGIKIGLQESYQQMDQINSRAHHTDNCYIPQQDTQEVELGSRAPNLEGYYGSQEGAPGVGQLNSISPFRDGYYSNQQGLPVLGQLHLIPTHVSHYGAPLSMQGLGQLGFRAPTMQTSFSNLPDLPVSSTQFNGIATKHLHDKHLSS
- the LOC133677322 gene encoding protein FAR1-RELATED SEQUENCE 2-like isoform X2, coding for MEIDLELPSSDQEKLESGANTNECIMDSASELRGIDEAASSCLVEEVVEACGLNAMEGVIDGGDKVEERGVGVDGVGEGGISVPQNGLKFETKEAAYAFYRDYALSVGFGITIKASRRSKKNGKFIDVKIACSRFGSKRESSVTVNPRSCTKTDCKAGMHMKRTEDEKWVIYGFVKEHNHEICKEDYDNATGRRNKQSGAVARPKKGLQLALDEDDVKVMLEYFMCMQAENSTFFYAIDLDHEKRMRNVFWIDAKGRHDYHSFCDVVFFDTFYVSSKYKLPFVPIIGVNNHFQFVLLGCALIGEHSASSFLWLMHTWLKAVGGQAPKVIITDQERFLNEAVVDVFPDTLHYYSLWHVFSKIPENLSPVMNQSEIFMLKFNKCIYQSQTDEQFEKRWWKMVDRFELREDEWVHSLYENRIKWVPTFIRDISLAGMSTTERSGSVASFFDKYIHREAVFKEFMEQYKAFLEDGYEMEAKAEFETQNKQPALRSLSSFEKQASTLYTDAIFKKFQVEVLGVVSCHLKKESEDEATINFRVDDFEERQNFLVSWNKSTMDICCICRSFEYRGFLCKHAILVLQMSGVSNIPSRYILKRWTKGAKINQAVDKVSKSLHYRVQRFNDLCKQAIKLGKEGSLSKEAYDIAVRTLEEVLENCVGLNYSVKSVLEPNTLDVLGFPGFEEENCDNCFAKSSKKKRTCKKKKVYSEAGGIKIGLQESYQQMDQINSRAHHTDNCYIPQQDTQEELGSRAPNLEGYYGSQEGAPGVGQLNSISPFRDGYYSNQQGLPVLGQLHLIPTHVSHYGAPLSMQGLGQLGFRAPTMQTSFSNLPDLEQPVSSTQFNGIATKHLHDKHLSS
- the LOC133677322 gene encoding protein FAR1-RELATED SEQUENCE 2-like isoform X5 gives rise to the protein MEIDLELPSSDQEKLESGANTNECIMDSASELRGIDEAASSCLVEEVVEACGLNAMEGVIDGGDKVEERGVGVDGVGEGGISVPQNGLKFETKEAAYAFYRDYALSVGFGITIKASRRSKKNGKFIDVKIACSRFGSKRESSVTVNPRSCTKTDCKAGMHMKRTEDEKWVIYGFVKEHNHEICKEDYDNATGRRNKQSGAVARPKKGLQLALDEDDVKVMLEYFMCMQAENSTFFYAIDLDHEKRMRNVFWIDAKGRHDYHSFCDVVFFDTFYVSSKYKLPFVPIIGVNNHFQFVLLGCALIGEHSASSFLWLMHTWLKAVGGQAPKVIITDQERFLNEAVVDVFPDTLHYYSLWHVFSKIPENLSPVMNQSEIFMLKFNKCIYQSQTDEQFEKRWWKMVDRFELREDEWVHSLYENRIKWVPTFIRDISLAGMSTTERSGSVASFFDKYIHREAVFKEFMEQYKAFLEDGYEMEAKAEFETQNKQPALRSLSSFEKQASTLYTDAIFKKFQVEVLGVVSCHLKKESEDEATINFRVDDFEERQNFLVSWNKSTMDICCICRSFEYRGFLCKHAILVLQMSGVSNIPSRYILKRWTKGAKINQAVDKVSKSLHYRVQRFNDLCKQAIKLGKEGSLSKEAYDIAVRTLEEVLENCVGLNYSVKSVLEPNTLDVLGFPGFEEENCDNCFAKSSKKKRTCKKKKDQINSRAHHTDNCYIPQQDTQEELGSRAPNLEGYYGSQEGAPGVGQLNSISPFRDGYYSNQQGLPVLGQLHLIPTHVSHYGAPLSMQGLGQLGFRAPTMQTSFSNLPDLEQPVSSTQFNGIATKHLHDKHLSS